A stretch of the Balneolales bacterium ANBcel1 genome encodes the following:
- a CDS encoding AbgT family transporter: protein MENRFKDRLARFKAPNTIVLMLSLLCIFAVLTWIIPGGSYDRIEKDGREIVDPDSFRQVESEPAGFTELIMAPINGFTDSFAILIIVFIFIVAGAFAVIQKTGAFTGAIQRAAVLFNRNDKLRPYFIPFFILLFSAMGSIFGMSEEVIIFIPLFVPLALALGYDSIVGVAVPFVGASAGFAGAVVNPFTVQVAQGLAEIPLISGWEFRAVVWAITTLAAIAIVGGYARKIHKDPRKSPVYELDRGRPEEMSAEVSDLQPFTWNQKLILLVFAAGIALLIYGATSLGWYIAEMAALFLVIGVLSAAIGRIGAGVAANAFIDGMKDVLGAVVVIALSRSILLLITDAQIVDTILYGLSTAISGWHPVVSAEIMLVVQSMINFVVPSGSGQAALTIPIMAPLGDLSGITRQTVVLVFQMGDGITNMIIPTSGVTMAVLGMAKIPWSTWATWLAPRLAWFYLIAVVAIAIAVLSGYS, encoded by the coding sequence ATGGAAAACCGATTCAAAGATCGTCTTGCCCGCTTCAAGGCACCGAACACCATCGTGCTGATGCTGTCACTGCTGTGCATTTTTGCCGTGCTCACGTGGATTATTCCGGGCGGCAGCTACGACCGCATCGAAAAAGACGGCCGCGAGATTGTCGACCCCGACTCTTTCCGGCAGGTGGAATCGGAGCCCGCCGGCTTCACGGAGCTCATCATGGCCCCGATCAACGGGTTTACCGACTCATTTGCCATTCTGATTATCGTCTTTATTTTTATCGTGGCCGGTGCGTTTGCCGTCATCCAGAAAACGGGTGCCTTCACCGGAGCGATCCAGAGAGCCGCTGTACTTTTCAATCGAAATGACAAACTCCGGCCCTATTTCATCCCGTTTTTCATACTGCTCTTTTCAGCGATGGGAAGCATCTTCGGGATGTCCGAGGAGGTGATCATATTTATCCCCCTGTTTGTGCCTTTGGCACTGGCCTTGGGCTATGACTCGATCGTTGGGGTAGCGGTGCCCTTTGTCGGTGCCAGTGCAGGCTTCGCCGGAGCGGTGGTCAACCCGTTCACAGTTCAGGTTGCACAGGGCCTGGCCGAAATCCCGCTGATATCCGGCTGGGAATTCCGGGCTGTGGTCTGGGCGATAACCACCCTGGCGGCAATAGCCATTGTGGGGGGATATGCCCGCAAGATCCACAAAGATCCGCGAAAGTCGCCGGTTTACGAACTGGACCGTGGCCGCCCCGAGGAAATGAGCGCGGAAGTATCCGATTTGCAGCCGTTTACATGGAACCAGAAATTGATTCTTCTGGTATTTGCGGCAGGTATTGCGTTGTTGATTTACGGCGCAACCAGCCTCGGCTGGTATATTGCCGAGATGGCGGCGCTGTTTCTGGTGATCGGTGTGCTTTCGGCCGCCATCGGCCGCATCGGGGCCGGAGTGGCCGCAAACGCATTTATTGACGGGATGAAGGATGTGCTTGGAGCTGTTGTGGTAATCGCGCTCTCCCGATCCATCCTGCTGCTCATCACCGATGCGCAGATTGTGGATACGATTCTCTACGGACTGTCGACTGCCATCAGCGGATGGCATCCGGTCGTTTCGGCGGAGATCATGCTGGTGGTGCAATCCATGATCAATTTCGTGGTTCCCAGCGGAAGCGGCCAGGCGGCACTCACCATTCCGATCATGGCCCCGCTGGGAGATCTTTCCGGCATCACTCGCCAGACCGTGGTGCTGGTGTTTCAGATGGGTGACGGTATCACCAACATGATCATACCGACATCCGGTGTGACCATGGCCGTGCTGGGTATGGCCAAAATCCCGTGGAGTACCTGGGCCACATGGCTTGCCCCGCGCCTGGCGTGGTTTTATCTGATTGCCGTCGTTGCCATAGCCATTGCCGTACTTTCCGGTTACTCCTGA
- a CDS encoding Na+/H+ antiporter NhaC family protein — protein MSSERSILHKVLKGLMFLLLGVLLVLALTGSAGSAPWWSILPPFAAIAIALVFRQVLFALFAGVWMGAWLAGGATLTGIATSFFATATEYIVPSVAVPGHVSILIFSLFIGGMVGIIGANGGTKGIVRAITRLVTNRRRAQVTTTMMGYIVFFDDYANTMVVGSTMRPLTDRLRISRAKLAYLVDSTAAPVAIIAIISTWIGAVIGYISEAASAIDGFGHTSYFVFLNALPYNFYAFLAIIFVAIIALSGRDFGPMRRAELQALRGHDGSRVDDVTDDDDDPDNSPADVGHYNENGNTDVHRDQHQGGASKSDDSSSSAQSGRDQRDRSSHWLNAALPIIGLVGVTLAGLWITGEGTTIQDVIGSSDSYAALVWGSVFSLFLAIALTISQKLISTEKMIKGMFRGMHLMFEGLVILVLAWSLGMVTQDLDTAGFLVSLVQGVLDPYWIPVLIFLLAGFTSFATGSSWGTMGILTPLVLPLTWTLSGAAGLSSPETHLLVYSSVSAVLAGAVWGDHCSPISDTTILSSLACRCDHVSHVNTQLPYALTVGGISIVAIIASTILGIPLWLIYPVSIVAMIAIVYRFGKSTEEAPDPSAEKVSG, from the coding sequence ATGAGCTCCGAGCGTTCCATCCTCCATAAAGTCCTGAAAGGGTTGATGTTTTTGCTGTTGGGAGTACTGCTCGTTCTGGCCTTAACGGGCAGCGCCGGGTCGGCACCCTGGTGGAGCATACTTCCGCCGTTCGCGGCGATTGCCATTGCCCTTGTGTTCCGGCAGGTCCTGTTCGCCCTGTTTGCAGGCGTATGGATGGGCGCATGGCTGGCAGGTGGAGCGACACTGACCGGTATTGCCACCTCGTTTTTTGCCACCGCCACCGAATATATTGTGCCGTCCGTGGCCGTTCCCGGGCATGTGAGCATCCTCATCTTCAGCCTGTTTATCGGCGGGATGGTCGGAATCATCGGTGCCAATGGCGGCACGAAAGGAATTGTGAGGGCCATAACACGGCTGGTAACCAACCGGCGCCGGGCCCAGGTCACCACCACGATGATGGGCTATATCGTTTTTTTTGATGACTACGCCAACACCATGGTGGTCGGAAGCACCATGAGGCCGCTCACCGACCGTCTCAGGATTTCCCGAGCCAAACTTGCCTATCTGGTCGATTCTACGGCCGCCCCCGTTGCCATCATCGCCATCATTTCTACATGGATTGGAGCCGTAATCGGCTATATCAGTGAAGCCGCATCGGCCATCGACGGCTTCGGGCACACCTCCTATTTTGTGTTCTTAAACGCCCTTCCATATAACTTTTACGCATTTCTGGCCATAATCTTTGTCGCCATAATCGCGCTGAGCGGCCGTGATTTTGGTCCAATGCGACGGGCCGAACTACAGGCATTGCGGGGGCATGACGGCTCACGTGTGGATGATGTAACGGATGATGACGATGATCCGGATAATTCCCCGGCCGATGTCGGCCATTACAATGAAAACGGTAATACGGACGTCCATCGCGATCAGCACCAGGGTGGAGCGTCGAAAAGCGACGACTCCTCAAGCAGCGCTCAATCTGGCCGTGACCAGCGCGATCGCTCTTCCCACTGGCTCAATGCCGCACTGCCTATCATCGGCCTGGTAGGGGTTACCCTGGCCGGACTCTGGATCACCGGAGAGGGGACTACCATCCAGGATGTGATCGGCTCATCCGATTCCTATGCTGCTCTGGTCTGGGGCTCCGTTTTTTCTCTGTTCCTGGCTATCGCCCTCACCATCAGCCAAAAACTCATCTCAACCGAGAAAATGATCAAGGGCATGTTCCGGGGGATGCACCTGATGTTCGAGGGGCTGGTGATTCTGGTTCTGGCATGGTCGCTGGGGATGGTCACACAGGACCTGGATACCGCCGGATTCCTGGTGTCGCTTGTTCAAGGAGTCCTGGATCCCTACTGGATTCCGGTGCTCATCTTCCTTCTTGCCGGCTTTACCAGTTTCGCGACCGGCTCGAGCTGGGGAACCATGGGGATTTTGACTCCGCTGGTACTGCCGTTAACCTGGACCCTGAGCGGTGCAGCCGGCCTCTCATCTCCCGAAACACATCTTCTGGTGTATTCCAGTGTGAGTGCGGTTCTTGCCGGCGCCGTATGGGGCGACCACTGTTCGCCGATTTCCGACACCACCATTTTAAGCTCACTGGCCTGCCGCTGCGATCATGTCTCGCACGTCAATACCCAGCTTCCGTATGCCCTTACGGTTGGAGGGATCAGTATCGTCGCCATCATCGCATCCACCATCCTGGGAATACCGCTCTGGTTGATCTATCCGGTATCGATCGTTGCCATGATCGCCATCGTTTACCGATTCGGGAAGAGTACGGAAGAAGCGCCGGACCCTTCCGCAGAAAAGGTTTCCGGGTAA
- a CDS encoding BamA/TamA family outer membrane protein, whose translation MIRNPRVLLLVIAGLVIALPATAAEWEQQTAEYEPQEHLLVRQTVTSAASAGSGFALSAMRLGDPDDRPERVWGIDFEGNETYSGMSIRRVIALESPSFFRKFRFWNRSGFDFDDTELRRDEIRIQRFYQRRGFPHARVTSRVDEGRRDWVRRITFLVEEGEPTTIRTIRYEFDADSTAIAYLEDQRDFQRARDQKVMQVGRRYQLIHHSDVEGRFLSVLRNVGFAHADAFVSANVDTTGRYADVLITLNPGPLTTYGEIHVDGNVTVPDQLIRRHAEIRTGEQYSSRKMRSSQQQIFGHPLIRFVTINTPPQPRDSVVDVTIRVREHALRSLRVQAGAGLEERVRLSVSWQHRNPFGNAHNISISTRMSFIEQRANLDYHIPYVFNPKSRINISPFGQRLDESGYLLHRAGINNSFIYQLSRETAGTISYEFTRNREQIDSPDIRRPREDEYYNISAIKLSGYHNQLEVERYQGWAIRPHAEFSGFFGTGSLRYNRYMLDIRRYFDIGSTTQLAVRNEGGLLTFATLDELPSNVRFYTGGTNSVRGWQRRQLGPKRAILDDNDEFVEYVPVGGKALYNFNVELRQELNRLLRNFGVAFFLDGGAVWGDVEDVDIDGLQFGLGGGLRYNSPLGPIRIDLARKLNPTDEDLNIYNGENYGRSFDRWGIHFSIGQAF comes from the coding sequence TTGATTCGTAATCCGAGAGTTCTGCTACTGGTTATTGCGGGTCTGGTGATCGCGCTTCCCGCAACTGCGGCCGAATGGGAACAACAAACAGCGGAATACGAACCGCAAGAGCATCTTCTGGTTCGGCAAACCGTAACTTCGGCGGCTTCTGCCGGCTCCGGATTCGCGTTGTCCGCCATGCGCCTGGGAGACCCGGACGATCGGCCCGAACGTGTGTGGGGAATAGATTTCGAAGGGAATGAGACCTACTCCGGTATGTCGATCAGAAGAGTTATCGCACTTGAGTCGCCGTCCTTTTTTCGAAAATTCCGCTTCTGGAACCGGTCAGGGTTCGACTTCGATGACACCGAGCTGCGGAGGGATGAAATTCGCATTCAGCGCTTCTATCAGCGCCGGGGGTTTCCCCACGCCCGGGTCACTTCCCGCGTTGATGAAGGACGGCGCGACTGGGTGCGGCGCATCACGTTTCTGGTGGAGGAAGGCGAGCCAACCACCATCCGCACTATCCGCTACGAGTTCGATGCCGACTCCACCGCAATCGCCTACCTGGAAGATCAACGGGATTTCCAGCGAGCACGCGACCAGAAAGTGATGCAGGTGGGAAGACGCTACCAGCTCATCCACCACAGTGATGTGGAAGGCAGATTCCTATCGGTGCTTCGTAACGTGGGATTCGCCCATGCCGACGCCTTTGTGTCTGCCAATGTCGACACCACCGGCCGATATGCCGATGTGCTGATCACCCTCAACCCGGGTCCGCTTACCACCTACGGAGAGATTCATGTTGATGGCAATGTGACCGTTCCCGACCAGCTGATACGCAGACACGCCGAAATCCGTACCGGCGAACAGTACAGCTCCAGAAAAATGAGAAGCTCCCAGCAGCAGATATTCGGTCACCCGCTCATCCGTTTCGTGACCATCAACACCCCACCGCAACCACGCGATTCGGTTGTGGATGTGACCATCCGTGTGCGGGAACACGCCCTGCGAAGCCTGCGCGTACAGGCCGGCGCGGGCCTGGAAGAGCGAGTCAGGCTCAGCGTGTCATGGCAGCACCGCAACCCCTTCGGAAACGCGCACAACATCAGCATCAGCACCCGAATGTCGTTTATCGAGCAGCGTGCCAACCTGGATTATCACATCCCATACGTGTTCAACCCCAAAAGCAGGATCAATATTTCGCCGTTCGGTCAGCGCCTTGACGAGAGCGGCTATCTGTTGCATCGTGCCGGTATCAACAACAGCTTCATCTATCAGTTGAGCCGGGAGACGGCGGGAACCATCTCCTACGAGTTTACCCGCAACCGGGAGCAGATCGACAGTCCGGATATCCGGCGGCCGCGGGAGGATGAGTATTACAATATCTCCGCCATCAAACTTTCCGGGTATCACAACCAGCTCGAGGTGGAACGGTACCAGGGCTGGGCAATCCGGCCTCATGCCGAATTTTCAGGCTTTTTTGGAACAGGCTCGCTGCGGTACAACCGGTATATGCTGGATATCCGCCGCTATTTCGATATTGGCTCCACAACCCAGCTCGCCGTGCGAAACGAAGGCGGACTGCTGACTTTCGCTACCCTGGATGAGCTCCCGTCCAATGTCCGTTTCTATACCGGCGGCACCAACTCCGTGCGTGGCTGGCAGCGCCGTCAACTCGGACCCAAACGGGCAATTTTGGATGATAACGACGAATTTGTCGAATATGTGCCGGTGGGCGGAAAGGCGCTCTATAACTTCAATGTCGAGCTGAGGCAAGAGCTGAATCGCCTGCTTCGCAACTTCGGCGTAGCCTTTTTTCTGGACGGCGGCGCGGTTTGGGGGGATGTTGAGGATGTCGATATCGACGGACTCCAGTTCGGACTCGGGGGCGGATTGCGCTATAATTCGCCCCTCGGCCCTATTCGCATCGACCTGGCACGCAAACTGAATCCAACCGACGAGGACCTGAATATCTATAATGGAGAAAATTACGGCCGCAGCTTTGACCGGTGGGGCATCCATTTCAGTATCGGCCAGGCATTTTAA
- a CDS encoding NAD(P)/FAD-dependent oxidoreductase, whose protein sequence is MKSENKAYEKKIVIVGAGFGGLKAAHKLKRYPVDITVIDKTNHHLFQPLLYQVATAALAPGDIAIPARTIFKNDRNVSVLMGEVTTVDKERRVVCIDENRELPFDYLILAPGARHSYFGNEHWEERAPGLKTLSDALDIRESILLSFEKAEREQDAEERKKFETFVVVGGGPTGVEVAGAIAEIASRAVREDYKNADPELLEIHLIEGQSRILGMYDDRLGERAIRDLEKMGVTVWLNSMLTDIDDDGVTIQISGEEEQRTIRTENVIWAAGNAASPLLRTLDIPLENDGRLHVNQDLSVPGHDRIFVIGDAAKHVNDNGRMTPAIAPGAIQQGDHAAGNIIRDLKGKARTPFSYFDKGSMATIGRAKAVAEIGGQKFTGFFAWLLWSVVHVFFLIGFRNRFRVMAEWVWYYLTFRGGSQLITRKRISPPERERDESVERNGRDEREKRTEELHLN, encoded by the coding sequence ATGAAATCTGAGAATAAAGCATACGAAAAAAAGATTGTCATTGTCGGAGCCGGCTTTGGAGGGCTTAAAGCAGCACATAAGCTCAAACGATATCCGGTGGATATTACCGTGATCGACAAAACCAACCACCACCTGTTTCAGCCGCTGCTCTACCAGGTCGCCACGGCAGCGCTGGCACCGGGCGATATTGCCATTCCGGCTCGTACCATCTTCAAAAATGACCGAAATGTAAGTGTGTTGATGGGCGAGGTAACAACCGTTGACAAGGAGCGCCGGGTTGTGTGTATCGACGAAAATCGCGAATTGCCGTTTGATTACCTGATTCTGGCTCCCGGTGCACGTCACTCCTATTTCGGAAACGAACATTGGGAAGAGAGGGCTCCGGGCCTTAAAACCCTCTCCGATGCCCTTGACATCCGGGAGAGTATTTTGCTTTCGTTTGAAAAAGCCGAAAGGGAGCAGGATGCCGAAGAGCGGAAAAAGTTCGAGACTTTCGTTGTGGTCGGCGGTGGTCCGACCGGGGTGGAAGTAGCCGGAGCCATTGCCGAGATTGCCTCGAGAGCCGTAAGGGAGGATTACAAAAATGCCGACCCTGAGCTTCTGGAAATCCACCTGATCGAGGGCCAGTCACGGATATTGGGCATGTACGATGACCGGCTCGGAGAGCGTGCGATTCGGGACCTTGAAAAGATGGGCGTGACCGTCTGGCTGAACAGTATGCTCACGGACATCGATGACGATGGTGTCACCATTCAGATCTCCGGAGAGGAAGAACAGCGGACCATCAGAACGGAAAACGTCATATGGGCGGCGGGCAACGCCGCTTCGCCATTGCTGAGAACACTGGACATCCCCCTTGAAAATGATGGAAGGCTGCACGTTAACCAGGATCTCTCCGTACCCGGACACGACCGGATTTTCGTAATCGGTGATGCGGCGAAGCATGTGAACGACAACGGCCGCATGACTCCCGCCATCGCTCCGGGTGCCATTCAGCAGGGGGACCACGCCGCAGGCAACATCATCCGTGACCTCAAAGGCAAAGCGCGTACCCCATTTTCCTACTTTGACAAGGGCAGTATGGCTACCATCGGAAGAGCCAAAGCTGTTGCGGAAATCGGCGGCCAGAAGTTCACAGGGTTCTTTGCCTGGCTTCTATGGTCTGTAGTTCACGTGTTTTTCCTCATCGGATTCCGCAATCGTTTCCGTGTGATGGCCGAGTGGGTCTGGTACTACCTGACTTTCCGCGGCGGATCGCAGCTGATCACGCGAAAAAGAATTTCACCGCCAGAGCGTGAGAGGGATGAAAGTGTTGAAAGGAATGGAAGGGACGAGAGGGAGAAACGGACCGAGGAACTTCACCTGAACTGA
- a CDS encoding T9SS type A sorting domain-containing protein, whose product MVIIGLKSVRSQDIYLELLEEIKGEAGQVITIEFTISDLEDLEVRNFDIHIAFDPELIDVHQVTDGPVIQSGSIFKNITEDHRIKLSYASVNKLKGDGVLFRIDATLIATGVNPQGMTINRLDIGEPGRYVISPQTPHNIPVVVGTNSSIVNESVQNENKQNKLVYHKGNYPNPFNPHTTITYHVENQAHVLIRIYNSAGQLVSTLINETQSAGTYSIPWNASGLNSGLFITEIIAINEYGAKSRTTDIMTFIK is encoded by the coding sequence ATGGTGATTATTGGACTAAAATCAGTTAGGTCACAGGATATATATCTTGAACTACTAGAAGAAATAAAGGGGGAAGCAGGTCAAGTAATTACTATTGAATTTACTATAAGTGATCTCGAAGACTTGGAAGTTCGAAATTTTGATATTCACATAGCGTTTGATCCAGAATTAATCGATGTGCATCAGGTGACAGATGGTCCCGTTATTCAAAGTGGGTCAATTTTTAAGAATATTACTGAAGACCATAGAATTAAACTTTCATATGCTTCAGTAAACAAATTGAAGGGTGATGGTGTGCTGTTTAGAATTGATGCAACATTAATTGCGACAGGTGTGAATCCTCAAGGCATGACGATTAATAGACTTGATATTGGGGAACCGGGTAGGTATGTAATTTCTCCTCAAACTCCCCATAATATCCCTGTAGTAGTGGGAACAAACAGCTCAATAGTAAATGAATCAGTACAAAATGAGAATAAACAGAATAAGCTGGTTTACCACAAAGGTAATTACCCAAATCCTTTTAATCCCCATACTACTATTACATATCATGTCGAAAATCAGGCTCATGTCCTTATTAGAATATATAATTCAGCAGGTCAACTTGTGAGCACGTTGATAAATGAAACCCAATCTGCTGGCACTTATTCAATACCCTGGAATGCATCAGGTCTAAACAGTGGATTATTCATTACTGAAATAATAGCTATCAATGAATATGGAGCTAAAAGCAGGACAACAGATATAATGACCTTTATTAAATAG
- the gltX gene encoding glutamate--tRNA ligase gives MADHHKRVRVRFAPSPTGLLHIGGLRTALYNYLYARRHGGTFVLRIEDTDRTRYVEEAELDILESLAWAGLNPDEGPVMHTERNISSEGNSPADSALSGYEKSLNNYRGSFGPYHQSARKQQYRKYAEQLVSRGYAYYAFDTVEEIESMRESLKTSENPAPKYDGQTRMQMRNSLTLDEDEVNKLLSDGAETIIRLKIPKGESVHFEDLVRGAVSFETDGLDDQVLIKADGMPTYHLANVVDDHEMDITHVIRGEEWLSSTPKHILLYKYLGWDVPKMAHLPLIMSPGGGKLSKRKAEEEGIPVNVRDYRSGYYERDGLVNFLGLLGWSPGDDRETLTLHEMQKEFSLERVGKSGAIFDYDKLIWFNEHYLRKRTDEDIAAQLIRLIKESGFPKETFEKSTDSVSKVQTESDESGWKSLNDEQRSLVSDMRYMTGIVRLLKERVSLIPEFISSGRFFFEAPKEYDKKAVKKAWKQGTSQLVEKYMDKIRDLDDQSFSAARLKKELSDLVEEEGVGFGKLMLPLRVAVTGSGSGPDLFESLELIGREEIIKRLNFAIQNLGKTSH, from the coding sequence ATGGCTGATCATCATAAACGAGTAAGGGTGCGTTTTGCCCCATCACCAACAGGTTTGCTTCATATCGGGGGTCTTCGAACTGCACTTTACAATTATCTATATGCACGCCGACATGGCGGTACATTCGTCCTTAGAATAGAAGATACCGACAGAACCAGGTATGTAGAAGAAGCCGAACTGGACATACTGGAAAGCCTCGCATGGGCCGGGTTGAATCCTGATGAAGGCCCGGTCATGCACACTGAAAGAAACATTTCATCAGAAGGGAATTCACCGGCAGATAGTGCATTATCTGGTTATGAAAAATCACTCAATAACTACAGGGGTTCATTCGGTCCTTACCACCAAAGTGCCAGAAAGCAGCAATACAGGAAGTATGCAGAGCAACTGGTAAGCAGGGGATACGCCTATTATGCATTTGATACCGTTGAAGAAATTGAAAGCATGCGTGAGAGTCTTAAAACTTCGGAAAATCCGGCGCCAAAATACGACGGTCAGACTCGTATGCAGATGAGGAACAGTTTGACTCTGGATGAAGATGAAGTCAACAAGTTGTTAAGTGATGGTGCAGAAACTATTATACGCCTGAAAATTCCGAAAGGTGAGTCTGTACATTTTGAGGATTTGGTCAGGGGCGCGGTTTCTTTTGAAACAGATGGGCTGGATGACCAGGTTTTGATAAAAGCGGATGGAATGCCAACATACCATCTTGCAAATGTGGTGGATGACCATGAGATGGACATCACCCACGTAATACGCGGAGAAGAGTGGCTCAGCTCAACTCCTAAACATATTCTTTTGTACAAGTATCTGGGGTGGGATGTTCCAAAAATGGCTCATCTTCCATTGATTATGTCCCCAGGTGGCGGGAAGCTTTCAAAACGAAAAGCGGAAGAAGAAGGGATTCCCGTAAATGTCAGAGATTATCGTTCTGGGTACTATGAGCGTGATGGCCTTGTCAATTTTTTGGGATTGCTGGGCTGGAGTCCGGGTGATGACCGCGAGACATTGACCCTTCATGAGATGCAGAAAGAGTTTTCACTGGAGAGAGTTGGTAAAAGTGGCGCGATATTCGATTATGACAAACTCATCTGGTTTAACGAACATTACCTTAGAAAAAGAACGGATGAAGATATTGCTGCGCAATTAATAAGGTTGATTAAAGAGTCCGGTTTCCCAAAGGAGACTTTTGAGAAAAGCACTGATTCAGTTTCAAAAGTACAAACTGAGTCCGATGAGTCAGGCTGGAAATCGTTGAATGATGAACAGCGTTCACTGGTTTCAGACATGCGTTACATGACAGGAATCGTTCGGCTTCTTAAAGAACGTGTTTCATTGATTCCCGAGTTTATTAGTTCTGGAAGGTTTTTCTTTGAAGCACCGAAAGAATATGACAAAAAAGCTGTCAAGAAAGCCTGGAAACAAGGTACATCTCAACTCGTGGAGAAGTATATGGACAAGATTCGGGATCTGGACGATCAGTCATTCTCAGCGGCCAGGTTGAAAAAAGAATTATCAGACCTTGTAGAGGAGGAAGGTGTTGGTTTCGGAAAACTGATGCTGCCGCTTAGAGTAGCAGTTACAGGCTCAGGATCGGGACCAGACCTGTTTGAGTCGCTGGAACTTATCGGCCGTGAAGAGATTATTAAGCGATTGAACTTTGCTATACAGAATCTTGGCAAAACATCACATTAA